One genomic window of Nocardioides daphniae includes the following:
- the dapE gene encoding succinyl-diaminopimelate desuccinylase has protein sequence MASLDLSTDVVTLTEQLVNIPSVSHQEAEIADAVEVALRALPHLTVERRGHTLVARTQLGRAERVVIAGHLDTVPVNDNMPARRDGEILHGLGTCDMKGGDAVILKLAATVTEPNRDLTLVLYDAEEVASIHNGLRKLAESEPELLAADFAILMEPSNAGVEAGCQGTLRAEVRTRGERAHSARSWRGVNAIHGAGEVLDRLRAYEARRPVIDGLEYHEGLNAVAISGGVAGNVIPDECVVTVNFRFAPDRSEQEAEAYVRDFFSGFEVEVTDLAPGALPGLDRPAARAFVAAVGGEVNPKFGWTDVARFTTLGVPAVNYGPGDPMYAHKQDEHVRIEEIVSCEATLRAWLTDAGEVAPA, from the coding sequence ATGGCCTCCCTCGACCTGAGCACCGACGTCGTCACCCTGACCGAGCAGCTGGTCAACATCCCCTCGGTCAGCCACCAGGAGGCGGAGATCGCCGACGCCGTGGAGGTGGCGTTGCGCGCACTGCCGCACCTCACGGTGGAGCGGCGCGGCCACACGCTCGTCGCGCGCACCCAGCTCGGGCGTGCCGAGCGCGTCGTCATCGCCGGCCACCTCGACACCGTCCCGGTCAACGACAACATGCCGGCTCGGCGCGACGGCGAGATCCTGCACGGCCTCGGCACCTGCGACATGAAGGGCGGTGACGCCGTCATCCTCAAGCTCGCCGCCACGGTCACCGAGCCCAACCGCGACCTGACCCTGGTGCTGTACGACGCCGAGGAGGTCGCCAGCATCCACAACGGCCTGCGCAAGCTCGCCGAGTCGGAGCCGGAGCTGCTGGCCGCTGACTTCGCGATCCTGATGGAGCCCTCCAACGCCGGCGTCGAGGCCGGCTGCCAGGGCACCCTGCGGGCGGAGGTGCGTACGCGGGGCGAGCGCGCCCACTCGGCGCGCAGCTGGCGCGGCGTCAACGCGATCCACGGCGCCGGCGAGGTCCTCGACCGGCTCCGGGCGTACGAGGCCCGTCGTCCCGTGATCGACGGCCTCGAGTACCACGAGGGCCTCAACGCGGTCGCGATCAGTGGCGGCGTCGCCGGCAACGTCATCCCCGACGAGTGCGTGGTGACCGTCAACTTCCGTTTCGCCCCCGACCGCAGCGAGCAGGAGGCGGAGGCGTACGTCCGCGACTTCTTCTCCGGCTTCGAGGTCGAGGTGACCGACCTTGCGCCCGGCGCGCTGCCGGGCCTCGACCGTCCGGCCGCCCGGGCCTTCGTCGCCGCGGTCGGCGGCGAGGTGAACCCGAAGTTCGGATGGACCGACGTCGCGCGTTTCACCACGCTCGGGGTGCCCGCGGTGAACTACGGTCCGGGTGACCCCATGTACGCCCACAAGCAGGACGAGCACGTGCGGATCGAGGAGATCGTCTCGTGCGAGGCCACGCTGAGGGCCTGGCTGACGGATGCAGGAGAGGTGGCCCCCGCATGA
- a CDS encoding TIGR00730 family Rossman fold protein gives MMDKFRGPMRLRRSQVDYVTHDQRLLDSRGPSDWVHTDPWRVMRIQAEFIEGFGSLSDLGPAISVFGSARTPQDHGDFARGEEIGRKLVEAGFAVITGGGPGAMEAANKGASEAGGVSVGLGIELPFEAGLNPWVDKGINFRYFFARKTMFIKYSQGYVVLPGGVGTLDELFEAITLVQTGKITSFPIVLFGSEYWSGLVDWIRDTVLARGMISPSDLDHFRVTDDVDEAVEIMKQARAERAARPVERRGQWD, from the coding sequence ATGATGGACAAGTTCCGCGGCCCGATGCGGCTGCGTCGCAGCCAGGTCGACTACGTCACCCATGACCAGCGCCTGCTCGACTCGCGCGGACCGTCGGACTGGGTGCACACCGACCCTTGGCGTGTGATGCGCATCCAGGCTGAGTTCATCGAGGGCTTCGGCTCCCTGTCGGACCTCGGCCCCGCGATCTCGGTCTTCGGATCGGCCCGCACGCCCCAGGACCACGGCGACTTCGCCCGCGGCGAGGAGATCGGCCGCAAGCTCGTCGAGGCCGGCTTCGCGGTCATCACCGGCGGTGGTCCCGGCGCCATGGAGGCGGCCAACAAGGGAGCCAGTGAGGCGGGCGGTGTCTCCGTCGGCCTGGGCATCGAGCTGCCCTTCGAGGCAGGGCTCAACCCGTGGGTCGACAAGGGGATCAACTTCCGCTACTTCTTCGCCCGCAAGACGATGTTCATCAAGTACTCCCAGGGCTACGTCGTGCTGCCCGGGGGCGTCGGCACCCTCGACGAGCTCTTCGAGGCGATCACGCTGGTCCAGACCGGCAAGATCACCTCGTTCCCGATCGTGCTCTTCGGCAGCGAGTACTGGTCCGGGCTCGTGGACTGGATCCGTGACACGGTGCTGGCGCGCGGCATGATCAGCCCCAGCGACCTGGACCACTTCCGCGTCACCGACGACGTCGACGAGGCGGTCGAGATCATGAAGCAGGCCCGCGCCGAGCGGGCCGCCCGCCCGGTCGAGCGCCGCGGGCAGTGGGACTGA
- a CDS encoding DivIVA domain-containing protein: MMWVFAILVGLVLGVVATVAAGRVGFLPPVETRLGATPPDAPLEPRDLRDVRFSLAVRGYRMDEVDALLDRLAAEWEQRDARRTEAP; this comes from the coding sequence ATGATGTGGGTCTTCGCCATCCTGGTGGGGCTGGTGCTGGGGGTCGTCGCCACCGTCGCCGCCGGCCGGGTGGGCTTCCTCCCGCCCGTCGAGACGCGCCTGGGCGCCACGCCGCCCGACGCGCCGCTGGAGCCCCGCGACCTGCGCGACGTACGTTTCTCGCTCGCCGTCCGTGGCTACCGGATGGACGAGGTCGACGCCCTGCTCGACCGGCTCGCCGCCGAGTGGGAGCAGCGCGACGCGAGGCGCACCGAGGCACCCTGA